CTGAAAGTATAACATATCTTCTGATAGCTGGATGCATTAGTAACTCAAATGCCTGATGATAGACTACTCTCTTTACGGGTTTTGACAAATCCTGAGGGAAATATCCTTCTCTCCACCATGGGTTATACGAGTACAAAATCCTTAATATATTTTCTGAGCTTGTAATAGACATTTTTATCACCTCTAATATAATATTATAACACATACTTTATATTTTTATACAAAAAATATGAAGTATACTATATATTTTATATGTAATTTTTTAAACTACATTTTAAATTATTAATTCAGCATCTTTCTATAAAAAAATAAACTGGCGTTTGAAATCTTCAAGCCAGTTTATATTATTCATCTAATTTAATTTTGCATTATATTTATGAATTAGAATATTCAAATACCTCTGTTTCCTTTGAAGTAAAGATGTCAATTGGCAACACCCAAAAGCCTCCATTTCCGTCTATATCTATTCCTGATGCCTTTTTGTATGCGGCCCATGGGACTTTTGAGCAATACCAGTTATCATCATCGTTTTTATCAGCTCTCCAACTGTAAGGTTTTCCAACAAACTTAGATACTTCATCAACGGCTTTGATTCTCTCTTCTATTGTGGCCTTTGGAACTGTCAGTCCCCATGCTTCGCTAAAATTCTCTCTGTAAAATCTTATGGTCTCATAAATCACGCCTTGGTCTGGTTCTGCCGTTAAAAGGCACTTATCATCGATGCTTCCATGATATCTTCTGCTGTCAAATATTGCAGCATGCCTTATTGCACCTTGCACGTGAAATCCTTGGCTTGTTGCTACTATTATGTCTCCTATCGTAAACTTGTCAAATGAAATACTGTTTTTGTAATTAATTGTATCATTACTTCTAACAGGAAGTTTTATTCCAAATACTTCTTCAGAGTTGATATTTCTAATTAAGTCATATAAACTTACATAAAATTTTTTTACCTCATCAGCCTCAAAAGGTTTCGATATCATAATAGCACCATTCAGCATAAGAAATCTTTTATAAAAGTCTTTTTTCTTTAAAATACTTTTTTTCTTCATCACTTCTTTAAATTTAAATTCTTCAACATTTACACTAGATATTTCACTGATTTTTAAGATATCTTTGTTTTTTGGTGAATATTTAGTGCTTGCTTGTACGCCCATACACACATCCCCCTTCTTCTTAAATTATGATAGTATTGAAGGGTTTTGTGCATGTCTCATTTTATAATATCAAATACCATTTTAATAGCATATGCTATAGTAACACATACAAGTATAGGTCGTATTAACTTAGCACCACTTTTTATTGCCACTTTCGTACCAAATCTGGCACCAATTATCATAGCAATTGCCATAGGAATTGCTGCAGAATAAATTATCTTACTGTTCATAGCAAATAGGACTAATGATGTAACATTGCTTACAAAATTAAGTATCTTTCCATTCCCAGCGCTTATTCTGAAGTCATACCCCAATAATATTATAAACAAAAAAATATAAAAAGAGCCTGTGCCAGGTCCAAAAAAGCCATCATAGAAACCCAAAACTATAGATATAATAAGTCCAATTACTATCGTCTTTTTATAAACACCTTTAAAATTATTTACATTTCCGACATTTTTCGATAGCAATGTATATATTGCAACAAATATCATTAATATTATTATGATGATTCTCAATTTTGAACTATCTAATAACAAAACCGCCTTAACACCTAAAATTGCTCCTATTAATGTCCCGAAAACAAGGTATTTCAATAAATTGATATCATATACTTTGTATTTTATGAAAGTCATAGAACTTGTAAAAGACGCACACGTTGATGCGAATTTATTGGTCCCAAGAGCATATGCAGGAGGCACGCCTAAAACCATAAGCCCTGGAAGGCTTATTATGCCTCCCCCACCTGCTATAGAATCAATAAATGCAGCAATAAATCCTATTACGCATAATGATAGTATATATTCTAATGACAAGATATCTTCCTCCAAATTATATGACTTGATTCTATGTAAAACTTTTAACACTAAGTAACAGGTCTTTAACCTCTTTATAGTTAGACATCGTAAATACCATTTGCTTTATCTTAGATGCGCCGCGGATACCTTTTAGATACCATGCTATATGCTTTCTCATCTCCAATATTCCAACATGTTCTCCTTTGTAATCTATCATCATGTCAAGGTGCTTTAAAATCATATCAATTTTTTCGCTTACGGTAGGCTCTGGCAGAATTTCACCTGTATTTAGATAGTGAACAATTCTTTTAAAAATCCACGGATTCCCTTCTGCCCCTCTGCCAACCATTACTGCATCGCAGCCCGTCTCGTCTATCATTCTTTTTGCGTCTTCCGGTGTAAATATATCTCCATTGCCTATTACAGGTATTTTTAGATTATCTTTCACTTTCTTTATAATATCCCAGTCGGCGCGACCTGAGTAAAACTGTTCTCTCGTCCTGCCGTGTATAGCAACCGCTTTTACGCCACAGCTTTCAGCCATTTTAGCAATCTCCACAGCATTTATGTGATCATCGTCCCATCCTTTTCTTATTTTTATAGTGATAGGCTTAATAGAGTTTTTCACTACTGCTTTAATCACGCTTTCTGCCACATCAGGATGCATCATTAAAGCTGAGCCATCACCATTTTTTACTATTTTCGGAGTTGGGCATCCCATGTTTATATCTATTGTCTTTGCTTTTGATGTGTTTAATCTCTTTGCAATTTCACCCATTATATAAGGATCAGAGCCAAATATCTGCAGTGCCACATTTTCCTCATCATCTATGTCTGTAAGAAATTCCGTATTTTCGCTTCCATAGTAAAGACCTTTAGCACTAACCATTTCAGTGTATTGAAAGCCACATCCCATATCACTGCATATGCGCCTGTACGGTTTATCTGTAACACCTGCCATAGGTGCTAAAAATACATTGTTTTTGATTTCTATGTCACCTATCTTCAAAAATATCAGCCTCACTAAATATCTTTATACTTTATATATTTTATCACTTATATAATATTGTCACCAGTGATAAATCTTAAATTTAATCATAAAGCATAAAAAAAAACGCGGTTTCCCGCGGTTTATAATTTTATTTATTTTGTATAGCCGGCATATACATAGCCATATCCATTATTGTATTCTACTTGATACCAGCCATTGTATTCACCTACTACCTTTAATTCCGTTCCATATGGTACAGCGCCAATTCTTCTTGCAGCTGTTGAATTATTTACTCTAACATTTAATCCGCTCTTAGCAGTTACTCTTACTTTCTTAAGAACAACTACATTCGACGGGTTCGGCGTTGCAGCTACATATTTACTGTATATATATCCTGTCTTTCCGTTATAATCAATTTGATACCAGTCATTTACTTTGCCTATAAGATTTACTACTTTTCCTGCGTATAATAAACCTACTACGCTATATTGTGTTCCTGCGCCAGACCTTACATTTAGAACTGATGCAGTAACAACGCCGTAATTTGAAGGTGCTGTACTTGGTGTCGGTACAGGATTTGGTGTTGGAGCTGGTACTGGGTTTTCTCCAGATTCAGATGTTTTAGATATTGTCCAGTAGTTGTCAACTGTTGGGTCTATTGTGCCTTTTTCTTGAATGTACTTTATCATTAAATTTCTAACCTGTCCATCATCACCATATACTTTTGCTGAATCAAAGACTACTTCTGGATTTGTTATTCCTGCTGCTTTCATGAATCCACCGCCACCATTAAACCTGTAGTTATTAATAGCAACGGTAAATACGTCACTGTCTTTGACAGGTTTGCCATTAACAGATAGATTTTTTATTCTGCTTCCTGCTGGCTGTGTTAAATCTATTGTATATGATGCACCATATAACTGGTCGAGATTATAATCTGGTATATTCAATGTCTTGTCCTTTGTTATTGGATCTTGTGGTGATTTTACCTGCTGATAATACCTTACTGACCATTCCATCCAATCCTTCAATTGCTTACCTGTCATCTTTATTCCATATAAGTAGTTTTCATATACATAGACTCTCATCATATCCTGTATTGTTACATCGCCTTTTAGTATCTGCGCTGAACTGCTAAGTGGTGCTGCAATTGAAAGGTCAGTCTTTGCATAGTATTTCTGAACTTTGTTTATAAGGTCCATCAAAGCTGTCTCTTTTGTTAATTGATCTGTTCCAAGAAAATCGCCAGATGCCACTCCTATCTTTGTCCCTACATATTTTAATGTTGCATCTTGATAAGATTCTGCAAGCTGCATTATTGTTGGATCTGCTTGTATTGAATCATCCATTTTTACGGCTTTACTTGTCTTATTGTCTATTACCCATTTACCGTTTGAATCTTTCGAGATATTGAAGTCTATTTGCGATACATATTGACCCCATTTGCCTGGCTCGGTTACTATAACATTTTGTCCAGCTGGGTTTTTGTAGGTATCCTGCTGTATAACCGCATGTGTATGTCCTGCTATGATTGCGTCAATACCATTCACGCCAGTCGCTACTGCCTTTACCTGGTTTTCTGGTATTGTATCTGATGCAGATTCTTCGCCTGAATGCATTGCAACAACTACTATATCTGCACCCGCGGCTCTTACCTTCGGTACCCATTTGTTTGCTTCTTCTACAAGGTCATTGAAGTTCAGCCCTGCATAATGTGCCTTGTCTTCCCATGACGGTATTGTCTTTGTTGTAAGACCAAGTATGCCTACTTTAACATCACCTTGTGGTGTTGTAATTGTCTTAATGTAATACGGCTCTACAAAGTTTGTTCCATCATCTTTATAAGTATTTGCTGATAATACATGTATATTTTCTTTCTGCATATTTTTTATAACTCGATTTAATACATCAAAACCGTAGTTGTACTCGTGGTTTCCAAGTGTCCATGTATCATATTTCATAGCACCCATTGCTTTTGCCATTGGATATTCTGTGGTTGTATCTATTTTATCGTAGTAGTATGAGAGGGGTGTTCCCTGTATTGTGTCGCCATTATCAGCTAATACTACATTCGGATTTTGAGACCTTACCTGATTTACATATGTAGCTACTTTTGCAAGACCTTGATTTGCTGATTTTGCACTGCTGTAATCCCAAGGTACCAAGTTTCCGTGTAAGTCTGATGTTGCAAGAACGGTCACTGTTGTACCGTTTGATACAGGCATCGTAGCCGGTGCTATTCTATTATCAATCTTTGATGTTACGTTCTTTTGAGCTTTTACTGCGTCAATCAAAGCATCTCTAACTAATTTTTGTGTATCTATATAAGTCTTTTGAACATCCGGATCTACAAATTCTTTAAATCCGTCTCCGCCTGCTCCCATGAAGTTATTTGTTGCAACGAGGTATTTTGCATTCATATCAATAGGAGTACCATCAGATTTTTTCATATCAAATACTCTTTGCATTGATGGTTTAGATGGATCATATTTAAATTTAAGTCCTGCTACCTGTATGCCCTTTCCACCATCTTGTACTCCTTGTTCAAGTACTGTTTTAATCTGTGCGCCTGTCATGCTCATGGTAACAATTGTATTATCAAACGGCATAAGTGTGTACATTGTTCCGACTGTTATATCACCTTTTGGAACATCAATTCTAAGTCCTCCATTATTGGCAAATCCTATGTCTGCTTTAACTGCGTCTTTTGTTACTTCTGATACCCAATTGCCAAGTATTGAATCACCATAAGGCTCAGCACTCTGTGCTCTTGTTAAATCTATATCTGCTGTGCCTATAACTTGCTTAAATAAAGGACCAGCATCATTAACCGCTTTATCAATGATAGCTTGTACATCTGGATCAACTACAGGTGTTTTTGTATTATAAAGGTTGTAATCATCGTTATATTTCATATCACCTGTGGTAACTGTTCCATCGGCATTCAACGTAATCTTTAAATCAATGTACCCAAATCCGGCATTATTTGCAACCCCTACAGGAATTCCATTGACTTTTGTTGCAACAATAGTATGTGTATGTCCTCCAAATATTGCGTCAACACCTTTAACCTGTTTTGCAAAATCAATGAGATTTCCTGTTGTTGCACCAGTATTTTTATCTGTAATCGCACCCATATGTGCTAGTACTACTACGATCTGTGCACCATTTTTTCTTAATTGCTGTGCAAGGTCGTTTACGATAGGAACAGGATCTTTAAAATCTACATCTTTTATAAACGCAGGCATTATTATATCTGGAAATTCTTTATTGTCTACAATGCCTATTATGCCTATTTTAACTCCATCTCTTTCAAGCAAAACATATGGTTTAGTGTAATTAACTGGTTTACCTGTCGTCTTGTCATATACATTTGCAGCTAAAACTGGTATTGAAGAATTTTTAAGTGTTGCATTATTAGTATCAATGATAGAATCAATACCCCAGTCATACTCATGATTTCCTAGGGTCATCGCATCAAATCCTATGCTTTTCATCATGTTAATGACAGGTTGACCTTTTAAAACATTAGAAAGTGGTGTACCTTGAAACATATCTCCGCCAGATAGCACGACTGTGTCTGGGTTTGCTGCTTTAATGTCTTTTATCTGTTTTGCAAGAACAGAGCCCCTCTCCTGTGTTATTGCTGTTCCATCACTCAGTTTGCCGGATGCTTGTAAATTTCCATGAAAGTCCGTTACCTCAACGAAATCAAAAGTCTTAGATGTCGCTGCAAATGCAGTCTGAGGTATGCTTGATATAAACATGCTGAAAACCATGAAAAGAGCAACAAAAACACTTATAAACCTGCCTTTGTTTTTAAACATAAAAACCCTCCTATTTGTTTATTATATGGGATATAGCAGAAAATAATTTAAATAACCTCCCCCTTTGAAATGCATTATTTTGATTAAGACAATTAATATTATATAGTGTGAATGTTAATTTAATGTTAAGTTGTAATTAATTATACATAAACTGCATAATATCTGATGTCAGACAACTTATAATAATATTTTACATTATATATAAAACAATTACAATATCTAAAATTTATTAAATTGATGATTTATTGAAGAAATTCTAATATTCTCTTAATCTTTTTTAAATTTGCTATAGATCAGAAAATTTGAAGTAGATATAACCTTGGATAGATACACTTTGCTTATGCCAGTTTTAATTGCTCAAAAATCTCATCAATAGGTGTGTATTTTTAGATCATAAGTCCATTGAATACGCTGCTTATTTGCATCTTTGCGAGCTATTATTATTCTATCGCCAAATTTGTAATATTTATCTCTTCATACTGTATAAATGATATAAGGCATAATAACCTATATATCGATTTTGTATAGCGTATCTGATACGTATTTAACCCGAGATTATTTTTTGTCTGTCAGAAGAATATTTCTATAGGCCATCTTTGAATGTGATTGATGATTTTTTATTAAGATATGGCATCAACTTTCTCCTTCCTTTTCCTATACCGTTACCTAATATGATATCTACAAGGCTCATAAATGGTGCATTGGGATAGCCAGGATCAACACTTCCGGCAATTAACATAATTTCTCTGTCAGAGGCAATATTTTTTATATTTAATGCAGAAGTTTTTTATCATTCATGCCCATTTCAATTATATCTATTCCATCCATTTTATTTTCCATAAGTGTTTTACTGATTACCTGTTTTAAATATCTAACAGTTCACTTGCCAGTTCTACATACCGTAAATATAACCTTCTCCTTGCACACATCTATAACTTATCTCTTTTAAGTTCCTTAAATAATGTTTTTTCAGGCTCTAAAAAATGGTGCACCAATTCTTAAAACTTCTCTATTGAAAAAATCCGTTATTATCTTTAGCCTCTCATTAAGATTTCTGTCCTTGAGCCCCGGCAATTTTCAACTAAATCATTTTTATCGGTCGACACATTATTTTTTGCAAGATTTAATTTATGTGCAATATATTAATCAGAAGAACCGGCATTAGTGAAATTTCTTAGATTTAATGATTTGCATTTTTTTAAATATAAATATACTTTATCTTTGCGGAGCATAATATCACCAAAATCCACAATTATAAAGAAATTTTTCCCATTACAACAGGGTGATGTGCACCGGTCGCATTAGGAACATTGTTGTAATTTCCATTTATTGTTTCATTCGCTAATACCGCAAAGGCAACTGCCTCTTTTGCATCGCTATTATATCCAATGTCCTCTTGTGTAAGCACATCAATTTTGTTTAGATAGTTCTTTATCATCCTTAAAAGTGTCTTATTATAACTTCCTCCACCACCTATTATAATTTTATCAAGTCCATACTTAGGAATGACAAAATCTTTATAACTTAACGCAATTGACTTTGCAGTTAAGGCCGTTACAGTTGCTATTAAATCAAATTTATCAATTCTCAAATTTTTAGCAAATTCCATTAATTTGTCTGAATATTGTACACCAAAATATTCTCTTCCTGTTGTCTTTGGCGGCATCTTTTTAAAATAGTCATCGTTTAATAGTTTATTGAGCAACAAATCATTTATTTTACCTTTTTCGGCCAACAGCCCATCTTTATCATAGCTCATATTCCCTTCTGTTACCCTTTTTGTCACTTCATCAATTACCATGTTTCCTGGCCCATTATCAAATGCCATTACATCTTCAAGCTTGCAGTTCTTTGGTAATACAGTTACATTTGCTATACCACCTATATTTTGAAGAGCTATCGTCTTATTCTTTTCACGATAAAGAAGATATTCTGTATAGGGAACAAGTGGTGCGCCTTGCCCACCAGCCGCCATATCTCTAACTCTAAAATCAGATACTGTAACAATTCCTGTCCTTTCTGCAATAACTGCCGCTTCACCTATTTGTAATGTGGATTTTATGGAATACCCACTATCTTCAATATCCATTGGAATATGATATATTGTCTGCCCATGTGAACCAATTAAGTCAATGTCATCTGGCGCAAATCCCACTTTTTTTATAATTCGTAAAACTGCATCAGCAAAAAATTCGCCAAGTAAAAAATTCATATGGCAAATTTTATCAACTGAACTTGTATTAGGATTAAAAAGTTCAAATATTTTCTCTCTTATAGCTTTTGAAAATGCATAATTTTCAAATTCTATAAGCTCAACTTTAGTATTAACACCTCTTCCTTTTATCTTAACCAGAGCAGTGTCAATACCATCGACAGATGTACCTGACATTATCCCAATTACAAATCTCTCATCTTTTTCATATATCCTTTTTAATCTATTCATGTTGCGCATCCCTTTCATTTTATGATGTACCAAGTGAATTCAAAGCAATACATAAAGCACCCTCTGATGCATCGCCGGTCAATTTTACAATATTTATATTCGAATATGCCTCTTTTATAAGCCCTTTTAAAGTTTCAAAAATAAATGTATTTTTTATAAGAACGCTTCCACTGGCAACAATTGTAACTCTTTCATTCCCAAATTTTAATCTTTTAATCACTGCACTGGATAATTCAAATAATGCCCATGCAGAATTTATAAGTATTTCCTTTGCTTTATTATCACCCTTTTGATATGCTTCATCTACTAAAACTGCAAATGATGCTATTTCACTTTTTTTAAGATCATCACGATAGATATATTTCACAAAGTCTTCAGGTTTTTCTAAATGAGCTTTTTCCATTGTCATAGAAAGCAGTTCAGTATATGGTTCCCTACCATCATAATATCTCAATGCTGCTTTTATTGCCTCAAGGCCTATATAATATCCACTTCCTTCAT
This portion of the Thermoanaerobacterium sp. RBIITD genome encodes:
- a CDS encoding YiiX/YebB-like N1pC/P60 family cysteine hydrolase yields the protein MGVQASTKYSPKNKDILKISEISSVNVEEFKFKEVMKKKSILKKKDFYKRFLMLNGAIMISKPFEADEVKKFYVSLYDLIRNINSEEVFGIKLPVRSNDTINYKNSISFDKFTIGDIIVATSQGFHVQGAIRHAAIFDSRRYHGSIDDKCLLTAEPDQGVIYETIRFYRENFSEAWGLTVPKATIEERIKAVDEVSKFVGKPYSWRADKNDDDNWYCSKVPWAAYKKASGIDIDGNGGFWVLPIDIFTSKETEVFEYSNS
- a CDS encoding TSUP family transporter, translated to MSLEYILSLCVIGFIAAFIDSIAGGGGIISLPGLMVLGVPPAYALGTNKFASTCASFTSSMTFIKYKVYDINLLKYLVFGTLIGAILGVKAVLLLDSSKLRIIIIILMIFVAIYTLLSKNVGNVNNFKGVYKKTIVIGLIISIVLGFYDGFFGPGTGSFYIFLFIILLGYDFRISAGNGKILNFVSNVTSLVLFAMNSKIIYSAAIPMAIAMIIGARFGTKVAIKSGAKLIRPILVCVTIAYAIKMVFDIIK
- the dusB gene encoding tRNA dihydrouridine synthase DusB → MKIGDIEIKNNVFLAPMAGVTDKPYRRICSDMGCGFQYTEMVSAKGLYYGSENTEFLTDIDDEENVALQIFGSDPYIMGEIAKRLNTSKAKTIDINMGCPTPKIVKNGDGSALMMHPDVAESVIKAVVKNSIKPITIKIRKGWDDDHINAVEIAKMAESCGVKAVAIHGRTREQFYSGRADWDIIKKVKDNLKIPVIGNGDIFTPEDAKRMIDETGCDAVMVGRGAEGNPWIFKRIVHYLNTGEILPEPTVSEKIDMILKHLDMMIDYKGEHVGILEMRKHIAWYLKGIRGASKIKQMVFTMSNYKEVKDLLLSVKSFT
- a CDS encoding 5'-nucleotidase C-terminal domain-containing protein, with amino-acid sequence MFKNKGRFISVFVALFMVFSMFISSIPQTAFAATSKTFDFVEVTDFHGNLQASGKLSDGTAITQERGSVLAKQIKDIKAANPDTVVLSGGDMFQGTPLSNVLKGQPVINMMKSIGFDAMTLGNHEYDWGIDSIIDTNNATLKNSSIPVLAANVYDKTTGKPVNYTKPYVLLERDGVKIGIIGIVDNKEFPDIIMPAFIKDVDFKDPVPIVNDLAQQLRKNGAQIVVVLAHMGAITDKNTGATTGNLIDFAKQVKGVDAIFGGHTHTIVATKVNGIPVGVANNAGFGYIDLKITLNADGTVTTGDMKYNDDYNLYNTKTPVVDPDVQAIIDKAVNDAGPLFKQVIGTADIDLTRAQSAEPYGDSILGNWVSEVTKDAVKADIGFANNGGLRIDVPKGDITVGTMYTLMPFDNTIVTMSMTGAQIKTVLEQGVQDGGKGIQVAGLKFKYDPSKPSMQRVFDMKKSDGTPIDMNAKYLVATNNFMGAGGDGFKEFVDPDVQKTYIDTQKLVRDALIDAVKAQKNVTSKIDNRIAPATMPVSNGTTVTVLATSDLHGNLVPWDYSSAKSANQGLAKVATYVNQVRSQNPNVVLADNGDTIQGTPLSYYYDKIDTTTEYPMAKAMGAMKYDTWTLGNHEYNYGFDVLNRVIKNMQKENIHVLSANTYKDDGTNFVEPYYIKTITTPQGDVKVGILGLTTKTIPSWEDKAHYAGLNFNDLVEEANKWVPKVRAAGADIVVVAMHSGEESASDTIPENQVKAVATGVNGIDAIIAGHTHAVIQQDTYKNPAGQNVIVTEPGKWGQYVSQIDFNISKDSNGKWVIDNKTSKAVKMDDSIQADPTIMQLAESYQDATLKYVGTKIGVASGDFLGTDQLTKETALMDLINKVQKYYAKTDLSIAAPLSSSAQILKGDVTIQDMMRVYVYENYLYGIKMTGKQLKDWMEWSVRYYQQVKSPQDPITKDKTLNIPDYNLDQLYGASYTIDLTQPAGSRIKNLSVNGKPVKDSDVFTVAINNYRFNGGGGFMKAAGITNPEVVFDSAKVYGDDGQVRNLMIKYIQEKGTIDPTVDNYWTISKTSESGENPVPAPTPNPVPTPSTAPSNYGVVTASVLNVRSGAGTQYSVVGLLYAGKVVNLIGKVNDWYQIDYNGKTGYIYSKYVAATPNPSNVVVLKKVRVTAKSGLNVRVNNSTAARRIGAVPYGTELKVVGEYNGWYQVEYNNGYGYVYAGYTK
- a CDS encoding anhydro-N-acetylmuramic acid kinase; translated protein: MNRLKRIYEKDERFVIGIMSGTSVDGIDTALVKIKGRGVNTKVELIEFENYAFSKAIREKIFELFNPNTSSVDKICHMNFLLGEFFADAVLRIIKKVGFAPDDIDLIGSHGQTIYHIPMDIEDSGYSIKSTLQIGEAAVIAERTGIVTVSDFRVRDMAAGGQGAPLVPYTEYLLYREKNKTIALQNIGGIANVTVLPKNCKLEDVMAFDNGPGNMVIDEVTKRVTEGNMSYDKDGLLAEKGKINDLLLNKLLNDDYFKKMPPKTTGREYFGVQYSDKLMEFAKNLRIDKFDLIATVTALTAKSIALSYKDFVIPKYGLDKIIIGGGGSYNKTLLRMIKNYLNKIDVLTQEDIGYNSDAKEAVAFAVLANETINGNYNNVPNATGAHHPVVMGKISL
- a CDS encoding BadF/BadG/BcrA/BcrD ATPase family protein, whose protein sequence is MKYVIGIDGGGTKSILTIKDVNGSFIMKGYGGTTNIRATSKENVEISLSKLIENSIKNANLDIDDCVALCLGTAGAGVKEDKDTLKDIIKSIGIKGNIIVTNDAEIVIAAGTGKMEGVALISGTGSIAYGINNEGLRVRVGGWGHVLGDEGSGYYIGLEAIKAALRYYDGREPYTELLSMTMEKAHLEKPEDFVKYIYRDDLKKSEIASFAVLVDEAYQKGDNKAKEILINSAWALFELSSAVIKRLKFGNERVTIVASGSVLIKNTFIFETLKGLIKEAYSNINIVKLTGDASEGALCIALNSLGTS